The genomic interval TAGCTAGGGATTATATTATTTGGGACGTATAATTAATTGTAGAGAAGTTTAATTATCCGAATTAATCAATCCActgaaaattaaagttgaaacaTTCATTCAATTATAGAAGAGAGACCATTTTTCAGAAATTGAAAGGTCGGATAAAAATCAATATCGTAATTAGTGGTCTAAGAATAAGACAATATCGATCGGAAGGGTGGAATATCTTGATCTATTGAATAAAATCCAGATTGATCTATTGCTTTTAACCCTACAAGACACATGATCAGATCAGGTCACATAAATGTCTAATATTTGGAGATAAAGGTTGGTATATAGCAGGAAAGCGGAAAAGTAAGTTTGCTGTGTATTTGTTGAATTGTAGATGATCACCTGATAATGCCATCAACAGGACTATTAGCCATATATAGCAGAGGCATGTTGATATGAGCTCGCGAAGAAGAACTGATCTTTGAATGAACTTTAAATCCTGATCAGGAGTTGTAGTACTAGATCATCATCCAGTTGTCTATACTTCGATCCATATGTCTTCTGTTGACAGGCTTAATTGGTCAGAAACATAATAACCCCACGAAAGCAAAATTTGATCTCacgtttatttatattttatcttgatAATCATTAATTTACGAGTTTCAGTACGTACTCTTAATTTTCTCCCAAAAGAGTGAGCTAGCTCAAAACCCCTAGCTAGCTGTCTTGAGTAAGATAGCTCACCTATGGGGCTGATCATCGCAAACACAAATCATTCATCAACAAAGCACTAGTTTGCGTAAACTTAGCGGTTCTCAGTTCCGATTCAAAGATAACATATATTCTGTGGGCAACTGATCCAATTCCATGATGGGTAAAAGCAGAGAATATTACCAACTATCATAGTACTCAAGCTAAAACTTGAGGCCGTCTGAAAACGAATTGGCTTCCAAATCAACCCCCAGACACTAGTAAGGGGAGGCTCTTTTTACAGCTTTACATGACTACATGCAATTGACGAACGAAGGAGAGATCAGTaggcatattttttttctaccgAATGAATGGGCTGACAAACAAAAAAGAGGGGGGAGGTGGAGGGGTTAATTAAGTTcgttaattactttttttcactagatgaaaagaaaattttccaaaaaGTGGGTCGACTGTAGAGTCGTGCGGAAGGCAATATTTTCGTTGCCGACATTAATTATGACATCCATCCGTAAGCACTTTCTTGACAATTAAAACAGGTTAGGATTAGTTTCCCCTTCTCTCAAGGCTAATCATCATTAAGCTTCATTACTTAGCTTAAAATGGTGTTAAGACTTTCATCAAGTGGGACTTATGGGCAAAGACTGTACGTACCACTTTAATTAGAAGGAAATGACGCTCGATTGCATACACAACAGAATTAACATTCACCGACAGCTAGCGCATGACAATAGAAActtaatttgaagatgaagatgtagaatataatatacatatgtAGGGTCTAGACATAATATTTCCGTGCATGGTAGGTTGTTCATCAACGTTAGTTAGGTGGGGCCATGGGACAGGCAGCCTATTGGCGCCAGTGACACACACCAGCATGACCAGGTTTGGGCCTATCAAATATTCTTATTCTCGACCTAAAGCCCAAAGCACTGGACAGGCTGGGCCTGTATAAACCAATCAATAAATCATTGCATTCGCATGTGGGCTGGAATTATTGTtgctatatattttacaataacgAATTATTAATTTAACTGAATAATTAAGCAAAATAGATTGAGTTTTCTCTTCACCTCTCAGGTCGACATTGCCTCATCCCCTTTTGATGTATCTCATTTCCATCTAAAACAGAAAACGCTGACTATAAACGGTCCAATGGAAAGCTACAAGTATGTCCAACAAACGCATTCCTATTGTATTAATTACGCAAACTGCCTTAAATTAACACATCGGCAAGATAGATCATCAAAACCAACACTCTCTCGAACAAATTCTAAAATCAGAAATAGGCAAGCAGCCACCAAGGTTTTGGATGTTGGAATGATAATACAACCTCAAATGTATCATAAAAAGATCTTGCCTGCCTGAACTTGCTGAAAGTTGATCTCCCACAATAACGATTTCAATAATAAAACAGTTTACTTGGGTCCTCCTCCAAATTTGCCCATCATCTTTGCAATTACAGGAGCCACCTTGGGATTTGATTGATGCTTCGCAAGATTTGCAGGGTTTTTCATTACTGCAAAAACATCAGCCAAGAACACAGGAAATGACGGTCAAACAAGCTATATAGCGTTGTGACACATTAGCACATGCAATTACGTTCTGAAGGAATGGAGGAGGTTCTAAATACTACTCTGACCGAGTCTGTGAAtcctccccaaaaaaaaaaaaaaaacctttttttcccACACCATGTACTCCCCTCTCTTCTACTCAAAGTTTTCAAGCACGcagaaaaaaaacaatttgcCTTCGATGGGCGTATGCTAACCTTATATTACATTCACACAAagtacaaaatgaaaataatcacACGTTTCTGAGTTCTAAGTTAAGGTCATAACATGTTTACCCACTCAACATTCAGGACAACAATGACACAGTAATTACAATAGGAAAGGATTGCAAACATGTATAGTAAtgtcaaacaaacaaaaatactacATTGTTATCTCAAGGAATCCTATTTTGACTGAAATTCCACACTTGCATTGGCCATGAATTTGATCAGATCATTCAACAACATGGATCAGGGCATCCTCTCGCCTTCACGTTTCTACCATCTTCTCTCCTTATTGCTTTTGGGAGGAGAAACTTCCCACAAATGCTCCAACTTAATGTTATGCCATCTTTATGGCAACATCCAACCCACCTAAGCCAATCTTCTCTTATCTACTTCTTTTATCCCatgtaataaattaatacctaattcttaaattttactgCCCTAAAGAAAAGATAGATGGAAATATACAAACTAACAGTGTGGCAATTAAACAagccccgccccccccccccaaacaaaaaaaaaaacaacaacaacgaaTGATGGCATAAGCCCAAAGCAAGAGAAGTCCAATTTTCTCAATCTCCACGAAATGCCATTCACGAAAGAAAACTACCATCCCACCAACAAGGTAGTGTTATCATTCACCTACCATCAGCTAGCATCTACCTTACAAATTGCAATGGTAAACCTAACCTCATCTtgttccatacaaaaaaaaaaaaaaacaaaacaaaaaataaaataaaaaaggctcCTGAAAAGCTAGCAAGCACTAACCCTTAAAGTAAAAGGCCTAATATCAAGCAATGGAATAGAGATGATGCACTCCCATCAAAACTTAGATAGACAAGAATTTAAATCTATTTAATGCAATCTTCTTCTTAATACTAAAACCTATTTGATTCAAGATGAAAAAATCTAGTAGatgagataaataaataaataactaagaaaaaatgaaataatcatAGCAGAAATCAAAGAATATGAGAATAGGAAAAGTACCATCTTGAAGAGCAGCCATGACTTCTGGATCACTAAATGCCGCCATCAGTTCAGGGTCCTAAAAAATAGTTAGCAAACACACATCAAACCAGTCTATGAAACACATCCTTTTTTAAATGCTGAACTGTGCGATATAATCCTATGGAAGAAGAGACAATATATGCAGGAAATTTCattgcattatatatttttctgtatTTAAGCCGAAAACAAAATAGCAAAACTTAGTAATACCTTGTCAAATGTTCCACATATAGAGGTTAGCTAGAGTATATCACCAATagtcatgaaaaaatattttttaagagaatcCTACAAAATCCCATCAACTTACATTCAGTATTTTACTAAAATCAACATTTCCAGGCATCCCTCCAGGCATCCCTCCTGGCATGCTACCAGGGAAACCTCCAGGCATACCTCCAGGCATACCTCCTGCAAACCCTCCAGGCATACCTCCTGGAAACCCTCCAGGCATCCCCCCTGAAAACCCTGGCATGCCTCCAGGTTTCTGACTGGAGGATGACTCTTCTTGCTTCTTGGCCTTCTCATATGCAGCCTTGAACAGAatgcacaaataaattattagatcTTATAGCAAAAAGATGGCTGGATAATTTTGTTAGGAGCCAAATGTAAAACAGGTTACCTGAGCTTCAGCACGGCGACGTTGTCTTTCACGttcattctttctttcctctctttccttGTGCAACCTTTCATACTTCCGACGATGTTCCTCGATCCTATGTGCATTTGGTTCAACCTGGACATAAGATggcacacacacagagagacgCCTAAATAAGTCAAAAGACTAACACAACAATATGCCATGTCTAATATGCCAATGTACATGCATTGACAAATAGCGATCAGACAGTTCAACAGGCAACATATAAGCAGACAGTTCAATCCTTCTCTAAGAATGACAACTTTAAGGATGTTTACAAAGCAAGAAACCACTCcatcaaaaaattagaaaaagtaaGCCTAGACTTTCATCAAACTCGTGTAGGGTAGTAGGTTGGGTCCATTGATAGAGAGATCCAAGAGGGCATAAGATATGTGAGCAATAGATGAGGGTATGCAAATTACATCTTACGAAAAATATTGCATGTCTGTTGAAGAGCATCCAAGAATATTTGCGATAATATAGTCCTATTTAAATCTTTATTCTAActtcttatcaaaataaaatattaacatcttgcatatacataaataatttttttttttataagtaagagataaatattatatatatgaatgaaataggtttagcccatgtacacaggaagtatacagaaagacgcctaaatacattctaagagcgataaattaaagacaagaaattataaacattatccccatgcaatacaatagcagaaaaccaacacattatacataaataattatttagcACATGTAATCCTAATTCTTCTAATTTATAATGGACATCGAAGTGTGATTACCACGACATGATACAACTACACAGGAAAAGAACCACACAAActgattttttcagttttttttttccctctcggTAAACACCACACAAACTGATATCAACATAATGGTAAAATGCACATTCTAAAGCTAAAGTCAGCTACTCAGATGATACTAATTTGaatcagagagagaggaaaCCTTCTTAAGTACGGAATTGATTTCCTCATCATAGTCTAACTTTGACGCCAGATGAAGATCCTTTGCAGCCTCTTCCCACTGACCGAGGATTGCTTGCGCCATGCCACGAGTCTTGTAACCTTTAGCAGAATCTGGATTAATCTGTACAATTTAAAACTAACCTTCTCAGAATATTGCACCGCACATTGCAACGAGCTATAAAGACTGGAACACAGAGTTGAATGCATGGCTTCTCTGGGCTTAAAAGCATGACTAAATTAAACATACTTCCAGACAAAATCACCATAAATCCAAATAGATAACATTGTGTATAATTAGCATCTAACAATGCACGTTGTGCAAAATTAGCAtaggttttctttatttttttctcagaaaaaaaaCAATGCACGCCACCAGATGCATTGATCAGAATACTAGTACCAAGAGCAAACACAATTCAATGTCATTGATACAACATGGTACATACAAATGCCTTATCATAATTTTGCTACTATTTACAAAAGTCTATTCATCCAACAGAATAAGAATTACATATGGGCATACTTACAAATATGCTACATTTTAGATTAAAAACAACACTGGTTCTGCATTAAAAACTTTGTCAAACAGCATATATACAACCAAGTACATAGTGTTTGAACcatagagagaagagagaaaacatTTTTCATTGCATACAACAAAAGCAATACCAACCTCCAAAGCTGCACTGGCGTCACGAATAGCCGCATTTGGTTTCTTCATCTTGACATAGACACTAGCTATAGAAAAGAtcatacaaaaattaaattaacattttataaagCCAAAAATTACGTCAGGGAAAAAAATGGCATGCAACACTCCGCATACTCAAACCAAATCGCACCTCTGGTCGCATACATGATGGCTGACGTTGGATTGAGTAAAATCGCCTCCGTGAGATTCTCGATCGCTTCCTCCAAGTTTCCTACATCCACAAAACCACAACATTCATAAACTGCCGCGCAACATAATTGTTTGTTAGACACAAATGTAAAATGTCTAAGTTCAAACATATACTTATTATATACCTTCAGAAATGGCTTCCATGGCTTTGGCCTTAGCAGTCTGCGCAGCATCGCGGCTCTCCTCAGAGACCTCGATTGAGGAATCTCCCATCTGCAAGTATATTGGATCCTCCATCAATACGATACAGAAACACCCCTAAAAAAGCACGATGAAATTAAAAATGCAATTTAGACTCGAAGAGAAAAAGACCTTCTGCGGGGGATCATTATCAGGTTCCACCGTCTCGCCCTCGAGCTCAAGGTCGGACTCGATTATCTCGTCCTCTTCTCCTTCATCGTAAGCATTCCCTTTCCCGCCATCCGTGTCCGCCATGTCCTCGTCGCTCTCCTCCACGACAAAGCTCTTCTGCACTTCCAAGTATACATATTTACATAGGTATGGTtgcatagaaataaataaataaagtgataAACCCCAGAAATTATAAAGAGCAATCAGAGAGTACGGATTTGGAGTCGTCATGCTTGTACGCGGAAGGTGGGAGCTGGGCACCGAGGCTGAAACGAATCGTTTTAACACCATCAAACAGATAAACATGGATTGAAACAGCAAGCTTTGGATTGTTGTTTAAGCGAAGAAAATGCGAAATTAGAATTGGagttaaaaattatgtattacCTCTCGAGATAGTCGCGGAAGAAGGAGAGGGAAGGGTCACTGAGAACGGAGGGATTGGACTTGCACTGCTCGATGAATTGCTTGAATTGGTTCAGCTTCGACGCGTCCATTCTCTCAGCTGAATTAGATTGGATTAAGAGGCTCTTGATTCTGTGTATTTGATTTGAGTGTTTCTGAGCTTTTTCTTTCggtttccttttccttttgccTGTTTCTAATGTAGAAGGAAAGTAGCAAGACCTAAGACTCAAGTTTCCCGACTGGCCCAAGCCCCTTCTAGCAGCTTCTATTGGACAAACACGGATGGATAGTTTGATCCATTTTAGGATAGTTTGATCCATTTTTCTTGGCTTCCATTTTGCGGGTTGCATTATATTAATAGGGGTGTCAAATTGTGTTAAAATGTTCGTGTTTGTATTgtatcaagatatatatattatactatatagatcAACTCTAACCCAACatgttaagcttatcgtgtcaaaatctcaaattctaACACGATTCATTAACATAACGAGTTGTGTTATATCAATCCATTTTAACCCGTTAATGTAAATAGGTTAAACAGACCCGAAATTAACCTATTTGATCTACTtaagtttagtataattttatagaaattgtaaaatcacaatatctataaaaaatataaaactaactacaagtcaaaaattacaatccaaacaataaaaatatcgaaattaaaatctcaacagttttatttttaagtataaggatataattgtaactttaactttcttaacgggtcagcCCGTTTTGACCTGAACTCATTAAGGCAAAATCCTAACCtacttttatcgtgtcgtgttcatgttaagttaacgggtcatgtcacatattgccactcttaattatatatgtctGAGAGGACCAtgcattttttacttattttggaaaagaaaaattatattcatcatcttcatatcatacattatatatatatatatatatatatttttccttatcaaatatatagtgtatggatgataagtagaaaaaaTTCGATtagtttagaaataataaaaaaaattaaaaataaataaaaataagtgtgctAGTGTAGTATTTAGTGTGtagagatgataaatagtaaaACTCTTTGAAATAGTTCACTCCTATATTGAGTAttctggttttggttttggttttggttttggttttttttttactaattttggAGACGGGGATAGAAGTTCTTAGATTTTTGTGGAAGAAAGACATCAAAATGAAATTTACCATAGATGTTTGCGGCACTTTTAATGCGGCACGAATGCTCTTCTAGATGGAGTGATGGTGCTTTAGGCACTTCGACTAGTTATAAAAACAATAGAGTTGAAAAGTATTCTTTCATATATGAAAACGTTTGTACAGGTCTCTATTTATTGAGAGTATTGTGCCGAAATCATTCAGACATTTTTACGCACATGTTGTGCTGATGGTCTAGTGCTAGCTGTAGGAATTTGTTATAACAGAAAAAGAAGCCTTTTTACAAGAAGAATCACatagaaatatttcaaaatacaattaaaagAATTCTTGAAGAATCTATTGCTGAGATGGCTTTGTATCCTCATGTGATGCTGACTTAGAGTTTTCTGATGTAGTATCTGAGTTGGAGGATGAAGTTGCATTGCTGTTAACACTTTCCCGCGAGTCCAACAGGGGAACCATGGTGAGACTCGATCGAAGTGTAAAGAACCGAGTGAATAGTAATGGTTTGGCAAACACATATGCTACTTGATCtcatgaagaaatgaaggcaacATTCAATGTCTTGGATGCAACACGGTCACGTACAAAATGGAAGTCAATCTCCGTATGCTTTGTGCGTGAGTGAAGAATTGGATTTGCTGAGAGATATGCAGCTCCCAAATTGTCACACCAGAGAGTAGGGGGTTTGGGAAGAAAGACACCTAGTTCCTTGAGAAGTGACTGGAGCCAAAGTAAATTTGTAGTGCTATTTGCAAGGACCTTGTACTCAGCCTCTGTACTAAACCTTGCAATTGTGTGTTGCTTCTTGGAGCCCTATGAAAGCATATTATGcccaaaaaaaacacaaaagtcCCCTGTAGATCATCGATCATCTGAACATCCTACCCAGTCGGCATCCGAGTATTCATGAAGGTTGTAAGATGAAGATGGTCTAATGGGCTGTGTGTTTGAGGTTCCTTAGTATCCTCTTCACAGCATGCCAGTGAGGAAGTCTGGAAGCATGCATAAATTGGCAAATTTTGTTTACAGCAAACGCTACATCAGGTCGAGTGAGGGACAAACACTGTAGACTGCCAATAGTGCTAGGGTATAGAGTGGGATCATTGAAAACAGGTCCATTAGTAAGGGAGAGATGCGTGGAAGAGGCCATGTGTGATTTCACTGGCTTGGCTAAGTCCATATTAGTTCTTTTGAAAAGATCACAAATAAACTCTTGGTGCTTGCTTGAGGTCATAAATGGCCTTATTCAAGCGGCAAACGTGAGTGGGATAATCTGGATTTATGAATCCAATTGGCTTTGTCATGTAAACTTGTTCTCGAAGATCCTCATGCAGAAAAACATTGTTAATGTCTAACTGTTTAAGGGACCATCCTTCAGTGACATCAATAGAGATAATAGTCCTAATAGTGGTGGGTTTCACCACAGGACTAAATGTTTCAGAAAAATCAATACCTTCCTGTTGATGAAATCTCTTTGCCACCAAGTGTGCCTTATAGCGTTCCACAGTGCCATCTAAGTTTCTTTTGGTGCGgaaaacccatttacaacctACTAAATTTTTGATTCCAGATGGTGGTACTAAGGTCCAAGTGTTGGTTTGTATAAGAGCCTGAAATTTATTTGTCATGGTTGACCGCCATTGATGGTGCTTGGATGCTTCGGTGAAGGAGTTGGGTTCATCAGGAAAGAAGGTAGAGGTAGTGCTAAGATAGCTTCGTGGTGATGGCCAGAGCATTGTCCCTTCGGTGAGTTGTGTTAGGACAAAGTGAATTTGTTTTGAAACGAGTGATGATTTggtttgaagaggaagaaggtaCTGGAGACAAAGTGGGTGAGGAAGAGCGTGAGGGACTGGAACTTTCGAGAAGCTAATGTAGTGTGTCTGAGTTGGGGGAAGGAGTGGGCCTTGGTGTAGAAATGGAGAAGGTCACACGATCGATGTGGGTAGTGGGACTAAGATAGAGAGATGGTCATTGGGCTGAGTGTGTTGTGATGGTAATATAGTAGAAACAGGCGATGGTGATGAGTGTGGAAATGGGCCTAAAATGGAAGGAAGTTGCGCAGGACTGGGTTGAGGGGAAATAACAGTTGGTTTGGCAAAAGGAAAGAGATTTTCATCAAAGATGACATCTCGAGAAGTGTAAAGACGGTTGGTGGAGATATGTAGACACTTGTAACCTTTATGGGAGTCACTATATCCTATGAAAAGACATTGAGTGGAGCGAAGATCAAGTTTGTGACAGTTGTAGGGTCGCAAATGAGGCCAACAAGCTGTTCCAAAGACTTTGAGTATGTTGTAATCAGGTGATTTTGACCAAAGTTTTTCAAAAGAGGATTGATAATGAAGGAGAGGAGTTGGAAGGCGATTTATTAAGTGAACTGCAGTGTGAAAATAGTCAGTCCAAAATTTTTGAGGTAATGACGCGTGAGCCATGAGAGCTAATCTGGTTTCAACGATGTGCCGGTGTTTCCTTTCCACGACctcattttgttgatgggtgTGGGGACATGAGATACGATGTGAAATTCCTTGATTTTTAAGAAATGTGTGGAGAGGACGATACTCACCACCCCAATCACTTTGAATAGATTGAATCTTGGCATTGAGTAATAATTCAACTTGTTTTTGGAATTggataaaaatagaaagaacaTCAGACTTTTGTATTAATGAAAACCACCAAGTAAATCGAgtaaaatcatctgaaaaaacaACATAGTAACGGAAACCATAATAGGACATCACAGGGGCAGGGCCCCATACATCTGAGTAAATAAGTTGAAGAGGTTTGGTGGAGTGCTGATGAGTGGCGCGGAAAGGTAATTGTGAGTTTTTAGCTTGACAGCATGCCGAACAAATTGAAGGAGGATCCCAAATTGAAACTGGAAGTGAATTTTGAGAGATGACACGTTGAACTATTTGGAGTGAAGGACGACCGAGTCTTGAGTGCCATTGAGATGAGGTAGTGCGCTCACCAACCAGAGCTTGAGAAAGGGAGGATGGCGCTGGAAAGGTGTAGAGATCATTACATACAAGGTCACGAAGGAAGGGTGCCCCCGTCTTGGAGTCCTTCACAATAAAACAAGAACTATGAAACTCAAAGAAAACTAAATTATCATGGAAAAATTGTCTCACTAAGACTAATTTTTTGGTTATATCTAGAACATGCAAAAGATTTTTGAGAGAAAAGGAGTTAGAAGAAGAGTGGAAGACAGATTCACCAATGTGTGAAATTGGTAGTGCAGAGCCATCTCCAACACAAATCTGGTCAGGACCATTATACGCAGCAGAGTGGAGGTTGAGGTGGGCTAAGTCAGAGGTGAGATGATTGGTGGCAGTAGTGTCTGGATACCAGGTTTGGTCAAGAGTAGAGGCAGATGTAGTGTAGTTGACGGTGAGAGATCGATGTGGGTCACTTTTGTATGCATGATCAAATCTGTAGTAACATTTTAGTGCTACATGACCAACTTTGCCATAGACTTGGCAAGTTGGTTTTGAATGGGGAAGAGATGATGTGTTTAGAGTGGAATGATTTGAAGTGACAGTAGAAGGAGAGAAAGAATTTGGACGTGCTCTACCACGACGTCAATAATTGCCACGGTTGTTACCACGACCATGAGCAGAGGATGTAAAGTTAGCTGAGAGATATGTGGAGTGAGGTAGATGAGAGGAGTGAGACAGACGGTTTTCATGAGTAAGAAGCAGACTATAGAGATCCTCAGGAGATAATGGCTCAACTCGAGTGGTGACTGAGGTGACAAAAGCATCGTAGTCACTGCTCAGCCTCGCAAGCAAGTAGGAAATAAATTCAGCAAAAGAGAGAGGAGTTCCTATAGGACTCATTGTATCGGAAATATGTTTAACCTTTCGGAAGAACTCAATCATAGAGGTGGAACCTTTGGACATAGTGTCAAGTTGATAGCGAAGTTGAATAACTCTGGCGTGCAATTGGGAGGTAAAAAGTTTATCTATAGCAGACCAAACTTCTCTAGCTATTGAGTATCCTATAACTTGGGCTATGAGATTATTGGATAAGGAAGAGATAAGAGCACTCAAGATGCTCTAGTCTGTTTGGTTCCAGTCTAGAAATTCTGGGTTGAATGTGATGTTATCAAATAGAAACCTAAGAGGAGGTGAACTAGAGTCATTGACGAAATGGAATAAGTGCTTGCCTTTCAAATATGGAACCATCTGAGCTCACCAGAGAAGAAAATTTCCATTGTTAAGTTTTACAGAAACTAGATGATTCAGATGAGGGAGAAGAGGAGAGGAAGATGGAGGGTTTGGAGTTGGGGTTTTGGGAGTTTTGGGCAGAGATGTATCTTCCACCATTGCAGACGTTTGTCTATAGTGGCTCTAATGCCATGTAAAAACAATAGAGTTGAAAAGAATTCTTTCATATATGAAAACATTTGTATAGGTCTCTATTTATAGAGAGTATTGTGCCGAAATCATTCTGGCATTTTTACAAGCACGTGTTGTTGATGGCCTAATGCTAGCTATAGGAATTTGTTATAACAGAAAAAGATGCATTTGTACAAGCAGAATCacagaaaattatttcaaaatataattaaaagaattcTTGAAGATTCTATGATTGAGATGACTTTGTATCCTCATGTGTTACTGACTTGGAGTTTACTGATATAGTATCTGAGTTGGAGGACAAAGTTGCATTGCTGTTAACAAGTTGAGATGggaacaaatatataaataatagaaaacttcCTCAACAGTGTCAAACGTAACATTGGGGGTGAGTGATTTCTGGTAGTCTTTTTGTCAATCATTCTCTCTTCATAAGGGACAGATCACTCGCAAAATATGAGTCGTGCTCCACGTATGGTGGGTGTAGTTCGATTGGTCATTTggtctttcttaatttttttttatatatttttaaatattaaaaaatattctcagcatcattaaaaaataatttttaattgttaaaaataattatatcgtGATCTATTATCAATAGGGATCCTCAATATAACTAACGTTATTCGCAAAATATAATGCATTAGAGACCCGAAAAAGATAATGCATTATtcgcaaaaaaataaataccaaaaaGCGGCCGAAGAGATTTTTTTGGTAATGAAAAAATTCTCTCGAGTTTATGGATACAAATAAGTCatactatatttattatttatttaatattattaaaaatatttatacagataataatgaatattataagatttattttaagtcTTACGGTTTATatatcaaattcatctcaacttatctcatctaatcattataactttctcaaatagcaacacaaaatataataaataatttaacttttttaaattttaaaataataataatattaaaaaataatattctaataatattttaattaatttttaattttcatctcaattcaacttaacttagttcaacattcaaacacagtAAAGTAGAAAAGAACGAACTTGAAAGACACTAATCCAGTTCTTTGATTTTACTTGTGCGCTACAATTTTGCactccaaatattttaaaacgaGGATATTAGTAAAATTGAGTTATTGTTCTTTTCAAACGTATTCATTCAATGTGGATGTTTTCGGAAAGGAATATGAACT from Juglans regia cultivar Chandler chromosome 2, Walnut 2.0, whole genome shotgun sequence carries:
- the LOC109011291 gene encoding FAM10 family protein At4g22670-like, with amino-acid sequence MDASKLNQFKQFIEQCKSNPSVLSDPSLSFFRDYLESLGAQLPPSAYKHDDSKSKSFVVEESDEDMADTDGGKGNAYDEGEEDEIIESDLELEGETVEPDNDPPQKMGDSSIEVSEESRDAAQTAKAKAMEAISEGNLEEAIENLTEAILLNPTSAIMYATRASVYVKMKKPNAAIRDASAALEINPDSAKGYKTRGMAQAILGQWEEAAKDLHLASKLDYDEEINSVLKKVEPNAHRIEEHRRKYERLHKEREERKNERERQRRRAEAQAAYEKAKKQEESSSSQKPGGMPGFSGGMPGGFPGGMPGGFAGGMPGGMPGGFPGSMPGGMPGGMPGNVDFSKILNDPELMAAFSDPEVMAALQDVMKNPANLAKHQSNPKVAPVIAKMMGKFGGGPK